The genomic region ATAACTACAAGCAGATTTGTCTTTTTTTAAGTAGGGAGAAAAACAATCGTTTCTGATCTGAAAGGGTTTATGTCATTATTTTGTTTTCAGCCGTGACCTTCGGGTGATTTTACAGGTCAGAGCTGACCTGAAGCTTGTTTTGGGTTTGTCAGGCCACCTCGTTGAACCGGTTGTGTAAGAGCTGCCCAGCTGTCTATGAGAAATCATTGTCATTTATCAGTCCTCGGTGTTTGGAAATTCCTCAGATTGTGGGCAGTTTCTCCGTAATAACCTTGACATAATAAGTCACGTGTTCTTTACAGAGCATGGAATCTGGAATGTGGCTGATAAACAAGCCTCCTCTTAGGTCTAGATTTGGGATCAGCTGTATCAAAATGTGCGTTTGAGCAAGAAAAACATTAGGTTTGCTTTTATTTGTAGGCTGCAGAGTTGCATGCAAATAAATACACAACACTTTCTGTTTACAGACAAATGATTATTAATTGATAATTCATAAGAAGGGGTTTTGTTTCCGGATTGATCATTTAAAAGTTAATTATCAAATCAAAATGTGCACTGCAGCTACACAGAGTCTCTGATCTGAAGGTTCGATGCCGACCTTATTTAATATGAGTGTGAATTaaatatatttgaattttgaaattctGTTGGACAAAAGACGATATTTGTTGATATTGTTGTGAGTCTTTGAAATTGTGTtggcattttttattatttttgactaaattaattgattgatatgAAAATAATCATAAGTTGCAGTCTAGATTCATACATAAACTGCAGATACATCACAAAATGCATTCACGTGAAGTGTCACTGAATAagaatgtatttttttgttttggttcttgAGTACTAAACATCACTGATCTTAAAGCTTCAGAAGTAAAGGTCAACCCACAGTGTTGcgcacacattttatatatatatatatatatatatatatatatatatatatatatatatatatatatatatatatatatatatatatatatatatatatatatatatatatataaattggtgCTGCAACAAATTACGATGAGCAATTTCCCCAAATATAAAATTATATTTTGCAGTGTTGAAATGAACCcagaaatgtacaaaaaaaacaaaaaaaaaaacaagagaaccaagtccaaaaaaaaaaaagtgaatacaCAGGGGttaacaggggtcaaaatatgaaCACAAAATATAATCCAAAACCAGCGGTAACACAAATGGAGGTCTCAGGGTCATAAACTTAAACTAATAAACAAGGAACACTACACACAGGAGGTGACAAATGTATACCCACAAAGATCACAGGGGGAACCAAAGAGAAGAAATTGGCAACTAAACAAGGAAATAGTGCAGGCTCAAATATACAAATGAACAAATGAGTGGCAGGTGTGGGAAATAGGGGAGAGCGGGACACAACAGACGTGCCGAACTTAAACATATAAGGTGGCTAAAAACTCAACAGAAACCCAGCGGAAGGGGGGTTGTATAGAACCAAAAACATAATGATAACACTCGTCAAACTCAAAAGAGAACCACAAAATAACCAAATACCAAACCAAAGAAACACACACTGAAAActaacatggaactcaaaagtgtACTGAGTGCAAGCGGGTGAAAACAGGACTGAAACATAATGACAAAACACACAGAGCCACAGACAGAGGACACATCACCTAGATGACAGACACAAACAGGGAATCAAACACAGGGAATACCAGCAAAGgggcacagacagaacacaatgaCAAGCAACACCAGGACACCAACAAAGGACAGACCACACACTAAGGGGATAGATCACAACATAAAATAATGTCACAAGTCAGATATATGAATATGATAAGCATATTTTCCCTACATGACAAAAATGTCAGCTTTCAGAAAACGTGGTTTTCATCATTACATACTGATGCATTTTTCTGTTTCTCTAGTAGCTCTTAAAGGAGTCACCTTGTGCAAAATGTTTGAGATCTACCTCTTTATGGTTAAATATTGGTGGTGGTCCATGTTAGACATCCTCAAAATCTTATGAGTCTACATTTCTGAAGGTGGACGTTACCCTGCCATAATCAAAATTCAGGCCTAAAATAGCATGCTTTAGActactgtgacatatgtcacagaggcacATCTGGACccatgctgtctcaatgagacacGCCCGCTAAGCCTGTTTGCTACATGATCCACGCCCACACGATCTGTGGGAGAGAGGCGGAGATATGACAACCTCTCTGAAGGGATGGGGGCGTggccagcagcagctcctttaCATTTCAAGCAACAAGCACAGAAACAGCTGTTTGTTCCAGACATGAAATAAGAATCCTTTTATTTGGCTGAAAGTCAcaaagtgcaaaacaatgtatgtGTATTTTGAAATGTTAATGTCTATTCCttaaaaagtgtaaaataaaAGCTCTTTAAAATGTTTCACAAGCCCAAAATGGTGTAAATTGTGACATAAATTACACAATTCGATAACATGGcaacaaaaacatattttgctTGAAACATTTAGGTTTTCAGCTCTTGTAGTGTTGCTGTTTTGCGGCTAGACCTCAAACCTCCAAGGTCAGCCTCTCCCTCACCGCTGAGACAGCTGAGCCTGTAGTTGTATTATTTGTTACCAGGAACACAGTTATATATAGTCAATGTTATGGTTGCACATAGGCGCGTGATTGTTAGTACAACTTTATTTTCCCCCgtatttgttttattaattttaattacAATTTTAGTTTTACAAAGAAGATTCTAAAAATTGAACTGTGTTTCTGTTGCAGACAGTGACTGGAACCCTTGCTCTTTCTGTTTTCACCGCGGTACTGGGATCACTGGAGTTTGGATACAACATTGGCGTCATCAATGCACCTCAGAAGGTATACAGCTGATTACCAAGAAGTAGCCAACGATAAGAAAGAAAAGAATGTGGTTAAAATAAAGGTCAACAAATGATGTCTTAACGGCAAGGTTTGGTGTTTTAAGAAATGACGATAAAAGTGCTGTAACACTCAAAAAGCTGATATGGTGACATTTAATATGATGCCGACAAAGTGATTTGTCATTATTTACTGATTTTTAATGGCAATTCCACAACCACCCTCCAGTGAAGCTTCAAACGATGTTGACTGGAAAATTTgtccaataaaataaaattgcaatGTAGTATACAGTATGTGCGTCGGTTTTATCGATTTGATCAGAGATAAATTGTGTcattgatgttttgctacatcaAGAAGGTGCTGCACAGATATAAGGAGCTCTTAAATaataaattgtatatatataGATAAAAACACATGAATCTTTAATGTGCACAGGCCATAAAATGTGTTGCTCCTCATATTACAGTCACATAAGCAGCTTCCCAGTACATACTGAGTGATTCCAGAGCTATGAAAAGTGTACCAAGTTGATTTATGAGCGGCAGTGTCCTTCAGAACCTTTACATGACAATCAGTCAGCTATGAATACCATTTTTGAAAATATGTTGccaaattcatttaaaaaaaatactcaaGTATTTTTACGGCATTTACCGGTATTTAGTTTTTGTATATTCAAATAGATAAAAACGCGTGTAAAATGTTCTGACTCGTAAGAGTTGTTGTGTAGGAACATCTAAGAAATGGATGTAATATATTGAAATAATTGCACAAATTTGTAGTTGCATTAAATCAAATCTTGGCATTGTGATTTTTAACAGTGCTCCCTTAGCACGTCCACCATTTGTTATACCAAAATGATGACACTGGGTTGACCAAAGTTTAAACCTAATATATGCTAAatgttattaatattgttattatgtTAGAATTATTATGAATATTGTCGTTACATCCACATTAggaattgaaaattcaagttgtATTGCCTGTTGAAATTGGGTGACGCTAAAAGCTACTGTATTGTCAATGTAGAGCTAATTATACGAAAATATGTAAAACACAACTGCAGCTTATAATGTCTCACTCGAAGCAGTCTGATATTACACAATGAACTCATACAGTGCGtccagaaagaattcacagcacttcaatttttcctcatttatgttacagccttattccaaattggatgaaattgattttttttcctcaaaattctacacacaataccccataatgacaatgtgaatttcttttggattttttgcaaatttattaaaaaacaaaacaactaagaaatcacatgaagatcaaaattgagctcaggtgcatcctgtttacaccgatcagccttgagatgtttttaacagcttaattggagttcacatggggtaaattcagttgattggacatgatttggaaaggcacacacctgtcttcatataaggtcccacagttgacaatgcatgtcagagcacaaaccaagcatgacgtcaaaggaattgtctgtagacctccgagacaggattgtctcgaggcaccactctggggaagggtatagaaacatttctgctgctttgaaggtcccaatgagcacagtggcctccatcatccgtaaatggaagaagttcggatccaccaggactcttccgagagctggccgcacgtctaaactgagtgatctggggagaagggccttagtcagggaggtgaccaagaacctgatggtgactctgtcagagctccagcattcctctgtggagagaagagagccttccagaagaacaaccatctctgcagcaatccaccaatcaggcctgtatggtagagtggccagacggaacccactccttagtaaaaggcactgtAATAGCTGGATACATAATTTGGAAATAAATTAACAGGCTAATTTGTTAGTTGCCTACATGCTAACTCGCTAAACTAAACATTGTTGTCAATGGGCTAGGCTTGGTAGTTAGTACATGTACATGCCAAATAAGAAATTACATATAATGTGTTTCTAAATTATCCAGTATTTTCTTCCAACTTAGTGTAAACTGTCTTCATCTAAATTTGGAACAATTTATACTTTAGTAGGGTGAAGTTTTGTAAAACTGTATTTTGTGGCATGATTAGCTACTATGCTAGCGATAACCATTTTGGAACATTTACAGTTGCCTTCTGACGCATGTGCAGGAAAGTACGTAGTGTATGAAGAACTGATTTCCATGTAAGTGTACTTTTAACCTTTTTATGTGCATCTCTTTTACAACATGTCACTCTAAAGTTAACACCAGTGCCACGTGGCAAGTTGTCATACTTCCATAGTCAGGCAACATAATACCAGTGGTTAGCTGAGTTGAGTCACTTTGACCTCAAGCTATAAGCATTGGCCGTTTGTCATATTTTCACATGCTCTTAAGCCATTTTATGCTTTCATGTTGTCTCTTAACACATCTGTGTAGATCATTGAGGATGACTATAATACCACATGGGTGCACCGATATGGAGAGTACATCCCCCCAGGGACGCTTACCTCCCTCTGGTCCCTCTCCGTGGCCATATTCTCCATTGGAGGCATGTTATCCTCGTTCTGTGTGGGTTTCGTTTCCGAGTTTCTGGGGAGGTATGAGACCACGTGTGAAATTTTACCTACTTGTACTGGAAATCCATTTTGTATTGTCTGTGCAAATCTCATGATAATCCTTttgaatgtttctgtgaaggctcttagttgtccaggtggtttccatagtagagaagcttgaatgtttgactggactgggttgcttgacgcaaggacgttttgcttcagatcgcagaagcttcctcagctaaaattcttgctctggtagtctgacttctgtcttgacccttataGAGAATAACAAACaggagccacaaaagctggaattttaaacctaaccagacccctcctactgagaggcagactgctattggctagtgactaaacaattgctttaattagcacctattgtgctctagctaACACCCTCCTActaacagggtagctgtccctcctaacgatgagactgacacctctcctgacggctctcctgacagctctcccgatgacgtgaatgactcactaccatgaacaaaagactgaaactgctttgacctgagtactccattttaaacaggggacaaagcgagGTTTAAAACTTTTGTGGctcctgtttgttcttctctataagggtcaagacagaagtcagactaccagagcaagaattttagctaaagaggcttctgcgatttgaagcgaaacgtcctcacgtcaagcaacccagtccagtcgaagattcaagcttctctacaatcctTTGGAACCAGATGCCAGTTGATGTTAGGACAAAtacttcttgtaatattacggAATCAGGTGCATATGCCTCAGATAGCACACTTCCTTATGTTTAAAGTAAACCAAAGTAAGACTGTTGACAATATTAAATACAGTTTTTATAAATGGCATAAAACCCATATCTTTTCTCGGTGGTCTGGCTTTGTTCCACATAGACCCAGTTTCCCACTGTAGCATGAGCTTGGATGTAAAGTGGACAGCAGCTGAGCGAGAGCTGGCAGCACTGTGTCATGGGGTGTGTGGGTCATTGGAGTCAGGAAGCTTTCAGCTGTAGTCCAGTGAGGATAAAGTGTTTcttaaaaaaaagcaacaacGAGATTATTAAAGACAATAGGAGCTGCAGTCACTAATGAGATCACATGTATTATATCTTAATTCCCTAAATCCAGCGTATTCACTTATTTTTGTATTACACCGCCCTCTGGAGGAAAGAAAAAATTCattcacatacaaataaatgtacAGAAACAAGAAGCTaactaggaaaaaaaaatcctaaaatgtCTGAATTTTAAATTGTTCTCAACAGATGTTAATTgtgtgtatatttttattgtaccTGTAGGTTTTATTGTGAAGAGCACATTGaatttatcattagtatttattaagaaaaaaaagagaCTATTTTTGAGCAAACATAATCACATCAACATGTCAGAGCTGAAACTAACTTATTTGAATTATTAATGAACCGCTTGATTGAtcagttccttttttttttaatgctacaCAACATTTTTAATGAATGCAGAGTATGATCATAAATTATTACATTAGTACTTATTTTGCGCAGTGGACCAAAATCCATATATATATTCAGTGTTTCTGGCAACCAATACCGACTGATATAACTTTGACTGATAACTACTGATATATCTGGTTTAAAATCAATATATGGTGATATAAAAGCACTTTAATCAGTCTATAATGTTTGTAGAGAACCTAATGACATGCAACAAAATTTTAATGAAATGAAAAGCAGTAGATATCACTCTTGCCTTTAAGCAAGAGGGTCTTGGGATCAAGGCCCACTGTacccactatccttgtacatctggaagtgtcaggaaaggcattaggtggaaaaaatcaaatcaaatcaattttatttatatagcgccaaatcacaacaaacagtcgccccaaggtgctttatattgtaaggcaaaagccatacaataattacagaaaaacccaacggtaaaacgaccccctatgagcaagcacttggcgacagtgggaaggaaaactcccttttaacaggaagaaacctccagcagaaccaggctcagggaggggcagtcttctgctgggactggttgaggctgaggggagagaatcaggaaaaagatatgctgtggaagacagcagagatcaatcaccaatgattaaaagcagagtggtgcatacagagcaaaaataggtaataaaaagaaacactgggtgcatcatgggaaaccccccagcagtctaagtctgtagcagcataactaagggatggttcagggtcacctgatccagccctaactataagctttttcaaaaagaaaagttttaagcttaatcttaaaagtagaaagggtgtctgtctccctgatccgaattgggagctggttccacaggagaggagcctgaaagctgaaggctctgcctcccattctactcttacaaaccctaggaactacaagtaagtctgcagtctgagagcgaagcgctctattggggtgatatggtactatgaggtccctaagataagatgggacctgattattcaaaaccttataagtaagaagaagaattttaaattctattctggaattaacagggagccaatgaatacaagccaatatgggtgaaatatgctctctccttctagtctctgtcagtactctagctgaagcattttgaattaacagaaagcttttcagggaacttttaggacaaccttataataatgaattacaatagtccagcctagaagaaataaatgcatgaattagcttttcagcatcactctgagacaagacctttctaattttagagatattgcgcaaatgcaaaaaagcagtcctacatatttgcttaatatgcgcattgaaggacatatcctgatcaaaaatgactccaagatttctcacagtattactggaggtcagggtaatgccatccagagtaaggatctggttagacaccatgtttctaagatttgtggggccaagtacaataacttcagttttatctgaatttaaaagcaggaattagaggtcatccatgtctttatgtctgaaagacattcctgcagtttaactaattggtgtgtgtcctctggcttcatggatagataaagctgggtatcatctgcgtaacaatgaaaatttaagcaatgctttctaataatactgcctaagggaagcatgtataaagtgaataaaatcggtcctagcacagaaccttgtggaactccataattaaccttagtccgtgaagaagactccccatttacatgaacatgaACATGAAAAAATGATACTAAATCAGTATGCAGATCCATACCAGATCAACTGTGGCAAAGATTCACAGTGTCTAAAATTGGGGTACAGTTTAATCAAAGCTGACTGAAAGCAAAGATGCTTGTTTGTGTTTGGTCAGGAGGAAAGCCATGCTCATAAACAACGTGTTTGCCTTCATCGGTGGAAGTCTGATGGGGTTGTCGAAGCTCTGTCACTCGTTCGAGATGATGATCCTCGGACGCTTCATTGTGGGTGCCTACTGTGGTAAGTCTGAACAGTTTTTTCTTTGCTACTTTCCACCATTTTTGCAGTATGCAAGTTGGAAATGTTTTCCATCTTGTGCCCAGGCCAAATAGATTTCAGGTTCTTGTCCTCACCTATTTGCAGGGTTGGCATCAGGCTTGACGCCATTGTACGTGGGTGAGATATCACCCACCAGTCTGCGAGGTGCACTGGGGACGCTACATCAACTGGCAATCGTCATCGGCATTCTCATAGCACAGGTAGGACAGTGGTGTACTGCACCTCTGCCTTCACTGTTATctaaaggaatacatcgacagtCGTAAGACTTTTTTGATATTTGTTGTGCTCTGTGTAGGTCCTTGGTTTGGAATCTTTGCTGGGTAGCAAGGACTTGTGGCCAGTCCTTATGGGGGTAACCATTGTGCCAGCTGTTCTTCAGATGGCACTTCTGCCCTTCTGCCCCGAGAGTCCTCGATTCCTGTACATTGTCCGCTGCCAGGAGCAAAAGGCCAAGATCGGTGAGCACAGACAGGCTATGTCAGACTGTTCTTGAGACATCTTTAAGATGCCtcaagtccacccagctgtaaatgggcactcAATGTAGcaagggaagtaacctgtgtcgggCTGGTGTCCGATGAAGGGGAGGAGGGGAGTCGTAGGCTCTCATCCTCTTCACAAGGAATCTCTGGATaatcaccagcaccaatgggcctcatggCTAAAACAGGACTTGTGACTTCTTCTCTCTTAAATCAGTGTCTTAAACAGTTACAGGTaacacttattaggtttacactgTTACAACTTTTCTACAACATTTACGAAAGTGAACACCAGATCACCTAGTAGGTCCAGTATGCACCAACTAATGCCTAAAACCTCCAAATTGCATTTGGCCTTCAAGAACTTTTAGCCAAAATATTCTTACTTTTAAAGTTTCTTATCAGAGGACAACAATTCATAATACCTAGAGGTGGATTGTCGCACCTTCTGTCTTTCCTTGGTGCAGGCCTAAGGAGGCTCACTGGCAGGCAAGAGGTGGGAGACATGCTGACAGAGAtgaaggaggagaagaggaggatGGATATGGagaggaaagtgtccatcatggaGCTTTTCCGCTCACCCTTCTATCGCCAGCCCATTATCATTTCCATCCTGCTCCAGCTTTCCCAACAGCTGTCCGGGATCAACACAGTAAGTCGCAGATTACTTTACGTTGCTCTGCCACCCACGATATGTCAGTTACATCAATAAAATGCCAAATTATCAGAGGGTCTGTGCAAACACTACTGATATAACCCAAACCTGTTCTACCCTTCTGACTAGATATTCTACTACTCCACAAGTATCTTCATGAAGGCCGGAGTCCAGAGTCCAGTCTATGCCACCATAGGAGCCGGCGTTGTAAACTGTGCCTTCACTGTTGTATCGGTCAGTAATTAAATCTAACGTgctttttggtgtgtttttttctttcttataagTGTTCAGTCTTTGTTAAATAAGCCACAGTACAGGTTCTGGTACTTGGTTCTACCAGAGACCCTATTACTGTTTAACGTGTTATTAAAGAGCAAATAAGAGCAACACTTTGGTCACTGTTTCCGTTTTGTCGCAGTTCAAACATCCATTTATCCAAATAAACGAGATTAGTTTGGCAGGTCACGATGGTCCAGTGTCACCAAACAGGTTGACATTTTGAAATGTATTTCATCACAACCTTGTCAAA from Thalassophryne amazonica chromosome 23, fThaAma1.1, whole genome shotgun sequence harbors:
- the LOC117504943 gene encoding LOW QUALITY PROTEIN: solute carrier family 2, facilitated glucose transporter member 4-like (The sequence of the model RefSeq protein was modified relative to this genomic sequence to represent the inferred CDS: inserted 3 bases in 2 codons); its protein translation is MPAGFQQLGAKTVTGTLALSVFTAVLGSLEFGYNIGVINAPQKIIEDDYNTTWVHRYGEYIPPGTLTSLWSLSVAIFSIGGMLSSFCVGFVSEFLGRRKAMLINNVFAFIGGSLMGLSKLCHSFEMMILGRFIVGAYCGLASGLTPLYVGEISPTSLRGALGTLHQLAIVIGILIAQVLGLESLLGSKDLWPVLMGVTIVPAVLQMALLPFCPESPRFLYIVRCQEQKAKIGLRRLTGRQEVGDMLTEMKEEKRRMDMERKVSIMELFRSPFYRQPIIISILLQLSQQLSGINTIFYYSTSIFMKAGVQSPVYATIGAGVVNCAFTVVSLFLVERMGRRTLHMLGLEECASCHHYDYSCALLDSVPWMSYISMLAIFGFVAFFEXGPGPIPWVFVAELFSPGSRPAAMAVAGCSTXDCHFLIGMCFQYIANLFGPYVFLIFAAFLLFFLIYTFFRVPETQGKTFDQIAVNFHYRSPGQMMDMDKPSTELDYLGEECVN